CTCTGTAATTGGTGCGCATATGCCGGAGCTGACTTGGCCGGCGTTTCTCGCCTGCAGTATCCGACTAATATGCGCGCAATCAGAGTAATGTGTTCCGGGATGGTTCATCCCAATTTGGTTGTTGAGGCACTGGAAAAGGGCGCTGACGGCGTCCTTGTGCTTGGCTGACACCTTGGTGAATGTCATTACCTGGATGGTAATCACAAAGCATTTGCCAGGGCTCAAGCCATTAAGCTGGTATTGGAAGATTTGGGAATTGATCCTGAGAGGTTTAAGCTCGACTGGGTTTCTTCTGCAGAAGCCCCGAGGTTTGCCAAAGTCGTGACTGAATTTACTGAAAAAATCAGGTCACTTGGCCCCAATCCCGTAAAAGCCCCGAAAGAGGCTGTCAACGCCTAATGGCAGCGGGAGCGGGTCGCTCCCGCACCTAATGGAGGTGCTTATATGACCAAGGTAACAGTAGCCGAAGAGTGGTTGAATGCCTGTGCCGGGTGTGAGATCGCTATTTTGAATGTTGGAGACGTCCTGGTGGACCTGCTGGTCAATAACCTGGACTTTGTTCATATACCGGTGTTGATAGATAAGAAGTACTTCGGTCAAACCGGTGAAGAGAAAGAATTGAGCATTCCCGAAGCTGTGGTGGGCATAGTGTCCGGTGGTGTGCGCAACGAGGAGCATAAAGAAGTACTCCTTGAGATGCGCAAGAAGTGCCAGATTCTCATTGCCCTGGGGACCTGCGCTACGGACGGAGGAATCCCTGCCCTGATCAACATGT
This genomic window from Desulfonatronovibrio hydrogenovorans DSM 9292 contains:
- a CDS encoding hydrogenase iron-sulfur subunit — protein: MAEKYEPVIVGFLCNWCAYAGADLAGVSRLQYPTNMRAIRVMCSGMVHPNLVVEALEKGADGVLVLGUHLGECHYLDGNHKAFARAQAIKLVLEDLGIDPERFKLDWVSSAEAPRFAKVVTEFTEKIRSLGPNPVKAPKEAVNA